The DNA window ctctctctaacctgtctgtctgcagctccACCTGTCTGTCCTCAGCTGTCCTCTCTGCACCAAGAAGTTCAGCCGTGCCGTCGCCCTGCGCCtgcatcaccatcaccatcaccatcaccacggCAACGGGGCGAGGCACGGCGCCAGCGGTAACCGAGACGACCAACAGCCGCTGCggcaggaagaggaggggaaCGCCACGGGAgacggagagaggaggagagacggagagaggaggaggagaggggaggaggaaaaTGGAGGGAGGGGGtcagaggggggaggaggagaggaaagaaagatgaagaggagaaaaaaggaggaggaggagcagcctcAGAGGCCGAGGAGAAAGAGGGTGGGTCCACCAATCAGATACCTCCTGGAGTCAGAGGGGCAGTCAGCGGCCAATCACAGCAGGGGGAggacagaggagggaggaggagaggaaagagagaggagggaggaggagaaagatggagggagggggaggagggaggaggagaaagatggagggaggaggagagaggggggaggaggagaggaaagagagaggagggaggaggagaaagatggagggaggagggagggggagaaagatggagggagggggaggttggaggaggagaaagatggagggagggggatagaggggggaggaggagaggaaagagagaggaagaggagagaaaagggggaggaggagcagcctcAGAGGCCGAGGAGAAAGAGGGTGGGCCCACCAATCAGATACCTCCTGGAGTCAGAGGGGCAGTCACATGGTCCGGTAACAGCCAATCAGGACAGAACCAACGGAgcaaagagaagaggaagacagagaAAGGTTGTGATTGACAGTCAGGCTGGGGGCGGGGCTTCAGAGAGaccgacagagagacagacaggcgacataaacacagagagacagacaggtgacattaacacagagagacagacaggcgacataaacacagagagacagacagagagacagacaggcgacataaacacagagagacagacagagaaacagacaggcatcataaacacagagagacagacagatcagacagagagacagacaggtcagacagagagacagacagatcagacagagagacagacaggtcagacagagagacagacaggttgttCCAGACAGTCTTTCCTGGTGTTCAGAGACGGGCAGAGCGGTCAGGTGAACGTCTTCGCGCCCTGCTTTGTCAGACTGCAGCGTctcctctgattggttgattattTGATGACAGACAGCTGAGGTCTgaggtatttttcaacctggaccatattttaaatttgtgtcAAAGTTACTGATGGGAACCGCTGTggaccagactccatgtaaataatcactacttttagcgtgtatagagccagcatatctccaccagactccatgtaaataatcaggactttcagcgtgtatagagccagcatatttccaccagactccatgtaaataatcaggacttttagcgtgtatagagccagaatatctccacatgtaaatgggtgaattaagggtttatttcaaccaaaccagagtggtgattgttggaacagtggaaagatgaaccaagacggcttttggtagttttatttagtttccgtccactttgaatgaagtgtgttttacgatgctaaaagtcctgattatttacatggagtctggtggaaatatgctggctctatacacgctaaaagtcctgattatttacatggagtctggtgtagtttggtgatggtgatttcggggctgtttcatgttaaactaaaagaatcttactctttaactaaaagctctatctctgtagggatccatcccataatgttaaGGTGTTACATGTTCATCACTTAAGATTTAACTGGCATTATTTTAGCAGATCTATTTACCATTTATTGTTCATTAAATAAACTGACTGTTACCTTGTTTATTTCAGCTCTATGTTGCACACAGCAGCTCCgtatatgaaatatataaatatgataTTGTCTTTAATTGTTCTGTTCTAGTATGTTATAATTTATTCAGCTGTctctttgctgctgcaacaccagAAAGTTGTTAGATatttttactgaaataaaaGTAGAATTTAAACCTAAagaaccaaaagtaaaagttctCATTCTGCAGGATAACATGTATTATACTAttgtattataattattgatgcattcatgtgttCAATGACTTTATATTCTGCTGGGTGGTTTGGGGATTCAATAAAGTTTTATCTTTACCtaccttcaaggttgaaagcacttaaatTAGAAGTCGAATGTCATGTAACGTAATGATCAACAAATgaattgtacagtatatagtgcagacacatacacacacacagacacacatacacacagagaaacacacacaaacacacagagacagacacacacaaacacataggcacacacagtaaaaaaaactgtactgtacagtaacaGCCGTTTACTCTCCGTCCATTACGGTAACAGCCGTTTACTCTCCGTCCATTACGGTAACAGCAGTTTACGCTCCGTCCATTACGGTAACAGCAGTTTACGCTCCGTCCATTACGGTAACAGCAGTTTACTCTTCGTCCATTACGGTAACAGCAGTTTACGCTCCGTCCATTACGGTAACAGCAGTTTACTCGCCGTCCATTACGGTAACAGCAGTTTACGCTCCGTCCATTACGGTAACAGCAGTTTACTCGCCGTCCATTACGGTAACAGCCGTTTACTCTCCGTCCATTACGGTAATACCgcagaaacaggaagtgagcTCAACAGAAGCGGCAGCGTTTGGTTTTCTGTTTGGAAGATGAAGCTGAAATGACTGAAAGTGGCGCTCAGGTCAGAAAATAAACACGTTACTTTACATTAATGTAGCTCTGTTTAAGCAGCACACATTGATTATGTATCTAGTCTTTGTTTAATTAAGGCGGGAAGCTATTTCCTTAacgtgaaatacagtcactaaacccaccagactccatgtaaataatcagtacttttatcatcgtaaaacacacttcattcaaagtggacagaaactaaatcaaactaccaaaagccgtcttggttcatctttccactgttccaacaatcaccactctggtttggttgaaataaacccttaattcacccatttacatgtggagatatgctggctctatacacgctaaaagtactgattatttacatggagtctggtggagatatgctggctctatacacgctaaaagtactgattatttacatggagtctggtggagatatgctggctctatacacgctaaaagtactgattatttacatggagtctggtggaaatatgctggctctatacacgctaaaagtcctgattatttacatggagtctggtggagatatgctggctctatacacgctaaaagtcctgattatttacatggagtctgggatgtgtgtgtgtgtgtgtgtgtgtgtgtgtgtctttgtgtgtgtgtgtgcgtgtgtgtgtgtgtatatatatatatatatgtctgtgtgtgtatgtatgtgtgtctctgtgtgtgtgtgtgtgtgtctctgtatatgtgtgtgtgtgtgtgtgtgtgcgtgtgtgtgtgtctctgtacatgtgtgtatgtgtgtgtatatatatatatatatatatatatatgtgtgtgtgtctctgtgtgtgtgtgtgtgtgtctctgtgtgtgtctgtgtgtgtgtctctgtgtgtgtgtgtgtgtgtgtgtgtgtgtgtgtgtctctgcagctGTTTGCCCGTCTGGAGGCTCGGCGTTCTCTGAAAGACGTTGAACCTCGCCTGTTTCCTGAAGACGGAGGCCCCGACCACGGTGACTGACCACGCCCACTTCCTTCCTGTCAGCACACGTCACATGACATCAACGcaccaaaacattaaaaacatgcaTCAGGAGCCACATGATTGATGTTTTTATTAACTCTGCTGGAGTAGCGTAGTGTCGTTACACTAACGAGACTTTTCACTGATTTTTAACTTTAATaactgcaacatctttccaaaagtcaacgagGAATCGTGTTAAGTAATCCTGATTTCTATATTCACCTAAATAAtagttatgatttttttatccttttttgaggtttttttctatgtattttcaaagtttttttaggctactttaatgctttttttattattgaaaaaaacaagcattaaaaaaaaaaaaatcctctgttTTTTAGgccatttgaatgttttttttaatgcttttgttgagattgttttagttttttctactttttttaggctattttaatgcttttttttgtttttttaaattacattttttctaCGCTTTTTAGGacattttaatgctttttttcttgtttttttaggctattttattgcttttaaaaaaaatcattttaaactttttttaggccattttaatgtttttttagatttttgggtttttttctagtttttttttttactctactttaatgtgttttttgagggtttttttatagtttttttaggacattttattgctttttaaaaaaaatagttttttttctacgttttttttaggacattttaatgcttttttctaCGTATTTTTAGGacattttattgcttttttaaaaaaaaaatatatatatatattttttacgtttttttaggctattttaatgctttttttgagtttttttctgtGCCGTGTTTGCTGATTGCTGATGATGTGTGTGGTGTTTGCTGATGATGTGTGTGGTGTTTGCTGATGATGTGTGTGGTGATTGCTGATGATGTGTGTGGTGTTTGCCAGGTGAGGTGGTGGAGCTGTATGGAACGGAGGGAACAGGTGAGATCACTGAACAGGAAACACTTGTGACTACATCCTGTGGTTACTTCCTGTAACTGTGAGTGTGTCTCAGGTAAGACGGAGCTGCTGTACCACCTGCTGTGTCGCTGTGTGTTGCCCGTGGCGTGCGGCGGCCTGGAGGTGGATGTTGTGTTCGTGGACACCGACTACAGTCTGGACATGTTACGACTCGTCAGCATCCTAGACAGCAGACTGAACGCAGGTACGCACACCAAAGAGAAGAAACAGCAGAGGGGCCCGCATGTTGAtacacaatataatataatataactaGAAAATTCCGGAAgaaattttgacagtgtgcctaCTACTTGGTGCACATCCGAATAACACTAGCTAAGGGTTAATAGCAGTAGCTGTATTGACATACATAGGTCACACTGTcactgagagaaagagaataCAATTGTTTAACAATAGCAATAGGGAATGGATGGATGGGCTTACAAGACACTACAAATGCATACAAGTCAAGACCAGAGTACAGCGTAGTACCACTTACAGAAAGgttaaagtactgattatttacatggagtctggtgggtttaggatgcttaaagcccatgttgcagggtttattttctaatgaatttgtgcaatttgcttgttggtaataaacatttaaactgttacccaacaacctcaaatacaatggatatcacaaaacggaataaaatacgaaaaagtagtactattctacagcggtttgcaatgattctcttttcccccacaatgcattgcattacgtcatgttggggagacgacagacgaaagcccgtctctgttcactgtctatggtctcggtctctgccactggtctctgttcactgtctatggtcctggtctgtgccactggtctctgttcactgtctacgGTCTCGGTCTGTcccactggtgttgcaaaatatggcttttggtctcgaccgagtccatgtgtctttattatgtgtataataatattggagggaaagtgaaacagcTTAGACGGGGatactgttcggcttttcacaagtttagacagctagctacaccgacgtttgctaacgttagcgcaacagcgttaacctagactgctagctaggtaaatattacgactgccttcggagtttcctatatctgcgtccacgttgtcaacataagacatgttgcgttagtgctccttttgtaccatcattttattgaatgaaatgttaagctttgctcctacgagatgggtgggtttttgttagctacatataaagctaactggctatagttagcctgtatgctagcggaattagctaacgttgcataaccagccagcaacttcggcaatcagcagtagtttcggtaagctaaccacgacagttgttgtcgcccacaatcaacctctcctgctaaaagcagtcaatctgcagtgatgtttgaaatagagaagcttgtggatgtgttagctgtcgtggttagctcgccggaactactgccgaagctgctggctggctacgcaacattagctaattccgctagcacaggctaactatagccagttaactttgtgtgtaacgtagctaacaaaaacccacccatctagtaggagcaaagcttaacatttcattcaatacaattatggtacaaaaggagcactaacgccacatgtcttatgttgacaacgtggacgcagatagaggaaacaacgaaggcagtcgtaatatttacctagccgtctaggctaacgctgttgcgctaacgttagcaaaacgtcggcgtagctttagctagctgtctaaacttgtgaaaagccgaacagcatccccatccaagtaataaataaacactaggcaaatatgttgttactggagctagtagggtccatcaaaacgtgagatatctaatcgaaaatgtgtttacaacgtcgggggatttcacaggtgggactgactggcaagttagcccgtagctagcatgatgccttctatttctagatctagctagattaccagaacttatctgaactaacgacatgatcactgtcactaaatataaagaaaacattgactttcactcggtgctattcactgacagtaaaaacacctcttcctcatcccagtcagccaccatagttctagtactaggctgaggcacgtctccccaacgtgacgtcatcaccgaattgcattaaaaaacccactaaacgactaaaacgggAAAAACTGGCCTTTATCACTATTTGGTTTatacaatgatatacatatgttgagtgctttatgtacccattaatcaacagtggtggttaacctgcaacatgggctttaaagtactgattatttacatggagtctggtgggtttaggatgctaaaagtactgattatttacatggagtctggtgggtttaggatgctaaaagtactgattatttacatggagtctggtgagtttaggatgctaaaagtactgattatttacatggagtctggtgggtttaggatgctaaaagtactgattatttacatggagtctggtgggtttaggatgCGAGTCTTAGcgatacaatatatatatatataatacccAAGTTTTgcttacattttaaatacatacaGTGTTTTAACGGTGAAGTGTTAAGTGTCTCAACCCTTCAGAGacagacctttctgtttaccaGAAACCGCTATGAAGTAGCTGGTGCTAAACcgaccagactccatttaaaaatcagtagttttagcgtgtatagagccaacatatgttttcacatgtaaatcagtaaactatgtttatttcaaccaacacTAGAgatgtgatggttggaaaagtgtaGAGAAGATTAAAAAcggcttttaatagttttatttgGTTTCTGTCGACAGTTGGTATGAACAGAGCAAAAAGTTTATGTCCGGTGGattccatagttacatgtctgcgaccggcacaaaatttcctacattttgaccaataatgatgtatgaagagtgaaaactgtagggTAGAGAGACATTTGTTTGGAGAAAATTCAGAGAATCGTACTACAGCTCCCCCCATTGTCCTCCCCTCTAACTCTCAACATTCTggccccatacacacacattgggaAATCTGAAACGGTCTGAAAACGGGACGATACGTAAACTGTGATTTGGTAGAAACCGTGCTTGGTATCAGAATGCCCATTCAGCCCAATAAACTCCAAAGTCTTGTCTtcggtttaaacttttaattatgtctctacattaaagtatggtGATACAGCATGGTCCCAAAGAGGGGTTGTTTTCAGCGATGTTAAGCGATTTCCCGAAGATTTCCCATTCAAGTCTATGGGGAAATTTTGCGCTGTTTTTTGCCGATTTCGTGAAAACCGTGCGGCAAATCTCTTTGAAAATACATAGCACACCATTCCCGAGCATTACacacgttttgatgtattttgtgtgcacGTGTTGGCAACACTCCGTGACTAGAAGCGGGACAAAAAACAGGCGGAATAATAAGTATGAGCAATAATAGTCATTGCGCCGATTGCTGCTATTGCTATTGCAGACGTACATCGGCACACTGAATAATATATAATCGGACCAAACCAGATGGGAGACTCTCAGTGTAAACTCATGGGTGTGTGACTTGAGTCAGGAGATGTGCCCGGTGTTTGGGTGACGGAGGCCAGCATCATGGAAACAAAGCCAAACTAAAATACTTCTGATCAGCCCTGAAGGGTTCTAGGAAAGACCTCCAATCAGTCTCTCCAGAAAAActtgattatgtgatctcataattcaacgcataatcagccaaagtcgcattttttcaaatacgccgcactttcgctgcataaattgccgatttccgcgcaaaatatgcggggcttgcatgatttcataatccccgcattttcgttgcaaaaaagtcatatatatcttagcagaaagttgaaaaatgttgcgtttacttcacacaagagcagccattttcccctgttgccatgggaacgttatgaagtgacgtaattacgcgacgtgaacatcatcgaaaagctgcaaaccccgcgatgaagccacgatgaaaccgcaattttaaaaaagtttcatcgcataaaattgcataaatatcccgcatattccatcacattttttaagaaaacgtgccgcataatcaaggattttagcccaaaacaatcacaaaataactctgcatttttctggaaggaatgtccaatagcattcacacacgaCTACTGGCCAGACGGCCATGCTCACGCACGGTAACGTAACACAGCGAgtatgttatatattatatgttatatattttacatgTTACATTTCAGCTGGTCAGAAAATCAAAATCTGCTCCATTTTtcaaacatcacaacaaaatggGGAACTCGCTATACAGGAACTAGTTCTGATAGAGAATGATTTCTAACAgcttctctttgtctctctctctctctctctctctctgtctctctctctctctctgtctctctctctctctctgtctctctctctctctctctctctgtctctctctctgtctctctctctctctgtctctctctctctctgtctctctctctctctctctctgtctctctctctctctgtctctctctctctgtctctctctgtctctctctctgtctctctctctctctctgtctctctctctctctctctgtctctctctgtctctctctctctctctctctgtctctctctctgtgtctctctctctctctctctctgtctctctctctctctgtctctccctctctctctctctctctctgtctctctctccctctctctatctctctctctatctctctctctctctgtctctctctctctctgtctctctctctctctgtctctccctctctctctctctctgtctctctctctgtctctctctgtctgtctctctctctctctctctctctctgtctctctctctgtctctccctctctctctctctctgtctctctctctctctctctctgtctctctctctctctctctgtctctccctctctctctctctctgtctctccctctctctctgtctctccctctctctctctctctccctctctctctctctgtctctctcccccccctctctcataCAGACGAGGCAGCGTTGCGTTCatgtctctctcgtctcctggttgtccactgctcctcctcctcccagctCCTCCTCACCCTCCACTTCCTGGAGACGTCGTTGTCGTCGCGGCCCGGCCTGGCGCTTCTCCTCATCGACAGCATCTCCGCTTTCTATTGGCTGGACCGCTGCGAGGGCGGGGCCAGTGTCGCCAAGCAGGAAGAGAAGCTCAGCAAATGTGCAGTGCTGTTGGGCCGACTGCTCAGgtagctcacacacacacttatacacacacacacacacacacacagacacacacacacacacacacagacacacacacacacacacacatacacacacacacacacttatacacacacacacacacagacacacacacacacacacacacacacacacatacacacacacacacacacacttacacacacgcatgcacgcacacacgcacgcacacacatacatacacacacacacacacacacacacacacacacgcacgcacacacacacaaacacacacatacatgcacacacacagacacacacacacatacatgcacacacacacacacacactaaagttCTGACTGCGTCTCCTCTCAGGGATTACAGAATCACCGTCTTCGCCACCTGCCACGCCATAAGGAGGAGCTGGAGCggcccctcctcttcctcttcctcctcctcctcggacTACGACCGGCCCTACCTCTGTCACCCCTGGCAACGCCTGGTCACCCACCGGCTGCTGTGCTCCAGGCAGGAGGCTGCAAACAACATGGCCGCCACAGCAGGAGGCAGCAAGGAGCAGAGGAGGCGGCAGGTCTTCACCGTCCACTgcacctcctcttcctcctcctcctcctcttcctcctccaggaCGAAGACTTACCGGAGCAGCTCCTTCTGCGTGACGGACGGAGGAGTGGAGTTTATCTGAGCCGTCACCGCCCGCACACTAAACGTCTGTTCATGCAATAATACGacacatttccccctctcattccccctgctctggtgtttccccctctcattccccctgctctggtgtttccccctctcattccccctgctctggtgttcccccctctcattccccctgctctggtgttcccccctctcattccccctgctctgatgtttccccctctcgttcccccctctcattcccccctctcattccccctgctctggtgtttccccctctcattccccctgctctggtgtttccccctctcattccccctgctctgatgtttccccctctcattccccctgctctggtgttccccctctcattcccccagctctggcgtttccctctctcattccccctgctctggcgtttccccctctcattccccctgctctggcgtttccctctctcattccccctgctctggcgtttccctctctcattccccctgctctggtgtttccccctctcatt is part of the Sander lucioperca isolate FBNREF2018 chromosome 23, SLUC_FBN_1.2, whole genome shotgun sequence genome and encodes:
- the xrcc2 gene encoding DNA repair protein XRCC2: MTESGAQLFARLEARRSLKDVEPRLFPEDGGPDHGEVVELYGTEGTGKTELLYHLLCRCVLPVACGGLEVDVVFVDTDYSLDMLRLVSILDSRLNADEAALRSCLSRLLVVHCSSSSQLLLTLHFLETSLSSRPGLALLLIDSISAFYWLDRCEGGASVAKQEEKLSKCAVLLGRLLRDYRITVFATCHAIRRSWSGPSSSSSSSSSDYDRPYLCHPWQRLVTHRLLCSRQEAANNMAATAGGSKEQRRRQVFTVHCTSSSSSSSSSSSRTKTYRSSSFCVTDGGVEFI